One Danio rerio strain Tuebingen ecotype United States chromosome 22, GRCz12tu, whole genome shotgun sequence genomic window carries:
- the ora3.1 gene encoding olfactory receptor class A-like protein 4 isoform X1: MAPQKKPVNISQRITSSPFYIMLYVVLVLLGNAGNTTVIAVVGQSLLQETGTVRSSDVILVNMAFSNLMVSLLRNTVLMVSDLGVEIFLSRDMCQFMMGLWVWVRSANVWSTFFLSAFHFQTLRRVAPPVINLHGPRGPPLSLILGFCLIWSLNLIYSIPAFIFSKNGNENSTEGSGCPGSAPNISRLLFSWISLTVYLWCVLQTLMLVSSTTRPLLGCIWDFPSAYSGLAFATSSMILHESIPICLMNITNLGSLCTLYAHGHKRTVASQGEDAPVVSRIPAERRAAKVILALNILFISSWGTNVISVNYFNYNRGQSTEFLLIIARFVNMSFIAFSPIILAVGHRKLRAFIKSVLSHMI; this comes from the exons ATGGCGCCTCAAAAGAAACCCGTGAACATCAGTCAGCGTATCACTTCATCTCCATTCTACATCATGCTGTACGTGGTTCTGGTGCTGCTGGGGAACGCGGGGAACACTACGGTGATCGCGGTGGTCGGACAGAGCCTTCTGCAGGAGACGGGAACCGTGCGGAGCTCGGATGTCATTCTGGTCAACATGGCTTTCTCAAACCTGATGGTGTCGTTGTTGAGGAACACAGTCCTGATGGTGTCCGACCTGGGAGTGGAG ATTTTCCTCAGTAGAGATATGTGTCAGTTCATGATGGGCCTGTGGGTTTGGGTCCGCTCTGCTAATGTCTGGTCGACGTTCTTTCTGAGCGCGTTTCACTTCCAAACCTTGCGTCGGGTCGCTCCTCCTGTCATCAACCTGCACGGCCCTCGCGGACCCCCACTATCCCTCATCCTGGGCTTCTGCCTCATCTGGAGCCTCAACCTGATCTACTCCATCCCTGCCTTCATCTTCTCCAAGAACGGAAACGAGAACTCCACAGAG GGCAGTGGGTGTCCAGGATCAGCACCGAACATCTCTAGATTATTGTTCAGCTGGATAAGCCTGACCGTGTACCTCTGGTGTGTCCTGCAGACGCTGATGTTGGTGAGCAGCACCACTCGGCCACTGCTGGGCTGCATCTGGGACTTTCCTTCAGCCTACAGTGGCCTGGCCTTCGCCACCTCCTCCATGATCCTCCACGAGTCCATCCCCATCTGCCTGATGAACATCACCAATCTGGGCTCGCTCTGCACGCTGTATGCACACGGACACAAGCGCACTGTTGCCAGTCAGGGTGAGGACGCTCCGGTGGTCTCCCGCATCCCTGCAGAGCGGCGGGCCGCTAAA GTGATTCTGGCTCTCAACATCCTCTTCATTTCATCCTGGGGCACTAATGTCATCTCGGTCAACTATTTCAATTACAACCGCGGACAGTCCACAGAGTTCCTGCTCATCATTGCTCGATTCGTGAACATGAGCTTCATTGCGTTTTCCCCCATCATCCTTGCTGTGGGACACCGGAAGCTCAGGGCCTTCATAAAGTCAGTCCTGTCGCATATGATCTGA
- the ora3.1 gene encoding olfactory receptor class A-like protein 4 isoform X2: MAPQKKPVNISQRITSSPFYIMLYVVLVLLGNAGNTTVIAVVGQSLLQETGTVRSSDVILVNMAFSNLMVSLLRNTVLMVSDLGVEIFLSRDMCQFMMGLWVWVRSANVWSTFFLSAFHFQTLRRVAPPVINLHGPRGPPLSLILGFCLIWSLNLIYSIPAFIFSKNGNENSTETLMLVSSTTRPLLGCIWDFPSAYSGLAFATSSMILHESIPICLMNITNLGSLCTLYAHGHKRTVASQGEDAPVVSRIPAERRAAKVILALNILFISSWGTNVISVNYFNYNRGQSTEFLLIIARFVNMSFIAFSPIILAVGHRKLRAFIKSVLSHMI, encoded by the exons ATGGCGCCTCAAAAGAAACCCGTGAACATCAGTCAGCGTATCACTTCATCTCCATTCTACATCATGCTGTACGTGGTTCTGGTGCTGCTGGGGAACGCGGGGAACACTACGGTGATCGCGGTGGTCGGACAGAGCCTTCTGCAGGAGACGGGAACCGTGCGGAGCTCGGATGTCATTCTGGTCAACATGGCTTTCTCAAACCTGATGGTGTCGTTGTTGAGGAACACAGTCCTGATGGTGTCCGACCTGGGAGTGGAG ATTTTCCTCAGTAGAGATATGTGTCAGTTCATGATGGGCCTGTGGGTTTGGGTCCGCTCTGCTAATGTCTGGTCGACGTTCTTTCTGAGCGCGTTTCACTTCCAAACCTTGCGTCGGGTCGCTCCTCCTGTCATCAACCTGCACGGCCCTCGCGGACCCCCACTATCCCTCATCCTGGGCTTCTGCCTCATCTGGAGCCTCAACCTGATCTACTCCATCCCTGCCTTCATCTTCTCCAAGAACGGAAACGAGAACTCCACAGAG ACGCTGATGTTGGTGAGCAGCACCACTCGGCCACTGCTGGGCTGCATCTGGGACTTTCCTTCAGCCTACAGTGGCCTGGCCTTCGCCACCTCCTCCATGATCCTCCACGAGTCCATCCCCATCTGCCTGATGAACATCACCAATCTGGGCTCGCTCTGCACGCTGTATGCACACGGACACAAGCGCACTGTTGCCAGTCAGGGTGAGGACGCTCCGGTGGTCTCCCGCATCCCTGCAGAGCGGCGGGCCGCTAAA GTGATTCTGGCTCTCAACATCCTCTTCATTTCATCCTGGGGCACTAATGTCATCTCGGTCAACTATTTCAATTACAACCGCGGACAGTCCACAGAGTTCCTGCTCATCATTGCTCGATTCGTGAACATGAGCTTCATTGCGTTTTCCCCCATCATCCTTGCTGTGGGACACCGGAAGCTCAGGGCCTTCATAAAGTCAGTCCTGTCGCATATGATCTGA